From Elaeis guineensis isolate ETL-2024a chromosome 16, EG11, whole genome shotgun sequence, a single genomic window includes:
- the LOC105058871 gene encoding UTP--glucose-1-phosphate uridylyltransferase-like: MNSGKVDALLSQVKEFIFIANLDNLGAIGDINFWRLHRFLMHMQTNSNHLRNSRFSIPITHRWLNLKAIKRLVEADACKMEIIPKP, translated from the exons ATGAACAGTGGCAAGGTTGATGCATTACTTTCTCAG GTTAAGGAGTTCATCTTCATTGCAAACTTGGACAACTTGGGTGCTATAGGAGATATTAA CTTCTGGAGATTGCACAGGTTCCTGATGCACAT GCAAACGAATTCAAATCATTTGAGAAACTCAAGATTTTCAATACCAATAACCCATAG ATGGCTGAACTTGAAGGCTATTAAGCGGCTTGTTGAAGCTGATGCATGTAAAATGGAGATAATTCCAAAACCCTAA